Genomic window (Salvelinus fontinalis isolate EN_2023a chromosome 3, ASM2944872v1, whole genome shotgun sequence):
GGCGGTGGCTTGCGGCTGTGTCCGTGACCTTTGAACTGCTTTGGGATGTGTCTCTTCCTCCTGTTCCCCTTTCTCTCGTTCAGTTCCTCTCCTTCTTGCTCGTCCAGCTCCGCCTCTAACTCTTCCAGGTCCTCCTCGTCCAGCTCATCTTCGTCAACCTCGTCTTCATCACCCTCGTCCTCATAGCCGCCAAACTCTTCCTCCTCAGCCGCTTTGCTTTCTTGCGCCTCAACTTTGTCATGTTCTTCCTCATCACCCGTGGACTCCTCGGCCTCACGCTTGTTCCTTCCTCTCGCAGGATGCCCTGGTCTCGGTCTCTTCCCCTCAGGCCTCTCTGATCTTGGGCTCACTCCCTCTGTTTCCCCAGTAGGTTTTGGTTGCATTCCCCCGGGCTTTCCTATAGGTCTTGGACTCTTTCCCCCAGGCTTCCCATTAGGTCTAGGCTTGTCCTCTTCTCCCTCAGAACTGACTCCATCTTCCTTTGACTCAATATCTCTACCTGGACGTTTGCGCCCGAACAGTCTCACAGGTCTCCTGCTGATGGGGCGCCTTTTGTGTTTATGCAGGATAGGTTTGCGCAGGACAAGGTTGGTCACAAGGCTGGTGTTTAAGCCAGACTTTAGGTCCAAACTGCAGATAACTGGACCAACCAAGTCACAGTGAGAGCAggaagggaatagagagagattATATATTTGGAAGTTTTAAAACAGCagtacctggaggtgtgttgttgAACACCAAAGTAAGGGTTTGACATGATCAAAAGCCTGACATGATCCTCAGGGTGCCATcattaaaggggaagttcagtattttacaacttgatgttagatggttcctcaccctgaaagtagTCTGTAAAATAAACTGTAatccatgttttttttttctttaaacagCCACTACAAACTTCAGCTAACCTTAGGAACCGCTAGCTAGGGGCAACCgtgcaatgttttttttaatggccAAATCACCTTTAATGAACTTTAATCAATTATTGAGTTTATTTCACTTGATTTGGCCATTGAATTTTGTAAATTGCCCCTATCATTCCAATTGATTTTAGCTGAAGTTCACTGAAGTTTGTAGTGGctctttaaataaaaaaattccaGGTCCATAGACTACTAGGTTGACGAACCCCTTTAACATTAAGTTGTAAGATATTGAACTTCCCCTTTAACTAAATTTGAGATGTTGTTCAGTGACATTGATGTTTTTTGCTATCTCACACCACCTTCAAGTAATCTCTCTAAACTCGCAGAAATACAATAGGCCTACATAGAATTCATAACCCACTTTTGGCCAAGACACTGTCCAGTTCGACACCCGTTGCTGCATTTTTCTCATTCATATTGAATTGGTCAGCAGCCTCTGCCAGTTTGTCCTTCAGCTCACATTTGGAGAGGAGCAGCCCCTCAGACAGGCTGGGAACCAGGGTTGCTACAGCCAACACCACCAGCAGCTCCTGCTTCATGTTGTCTTTGGGTGATCTGTTTAGAATGGCATGGAAAGATATAGGATAACAAAAATACATGATTATCCTACAAAGAGAAGCTGTAAGGCTGTTCTACACAAAGGGCACAattgaagagtttcattccaaaacgctatactatcaggaatcaaggtaagacccagatgcagactgtgtcgaagtaacaatgtttattacagcaacggGGCAAAggaacaggacggcaggcaggctcagggtcagggtcaggcagaggtctGTAATCCAGAGGTGCGGcaaaggcacaggacggcaggcaggcagaatggtcaggcgcGTGGATACAAGGTCAGGACgtgcaagggtcaaaaaccaggaggacgagaaaagagagactggggaaaagcaggagctgacacAAAAACACTGGttggcttgacaaacaagacaaactggcaacagacaaacagagaacacttgattggagtccacctgtggtaaattcaattgattggacatgatttggaaaggcacacacctgtctatataaggtctcacagttgacagtgcatgtcagagcaaaaaccaaaccatgaggttgaaggaattgtccgtagagctccgagacaggattgtgtcgaggcacagatctggggaagggtaccaacaaatgtctgcagtattgaaggtccccaagaacaaatcgaaaaagtttggaaccaccaagactcttcctagagctggccgcctggccaaactgagcaatcgcgggagaagggccttggtcagggatgtgaccaataACCTGTTGGTCACTCATACAGagccccagagttcctctgtggagatgggagaaccttagagaaggacaaccatctctgcagcacaccatCAATCAGGCcgtcatggtagagtggccagacagaagccactcctcagtaaaaggcacatgacagcccgcttgatgtttgccaaaaggcacctaaaggactttcagaccatgagaaacaagattatctggtgtgatgaaaccaagatttaactttttagcctgaatgccaagcatcacgtctggaggaaaccaggcaccggtcatcacctggccaataccatccctacggtgaagctcgtggtggaagcatcatgctgtggggatgtttttcagcagcagggactggtggaccagtcaggatcgagggaaagatgaacagagcaaagtacagagagatccttgatgaaaacctgctccagagcgctcaggacctcagattggggtgaaggttcaccttccaacaggacaataaccctaagcacacagccaagacaacgttgctccaggacaagtctctgaatgtccttcagtggtccagccagagcccggacttgaacccgattgaacatctctggagagacctgaaaatagctgtgcagtgatgctccccatccagcctgatagagcttgagaggatctgcagagaagaaggggaaaaactccccaaatacaggtatgccaagcttgtagcgtcataccatagcagcacctacctgtagcacgcgctccagcaggtatatctctctagtcacccccaaaaccaattcttcctttggacgcctctccttccagttctctgctgccaatgactggaacgaactacaaaaatctctgaaactggaaacacctatctccctcactagctttaagcaccagctgtcagagcagctcatagattactgcacctgtacataacccatctaca
Coding sequences:
- the LOC129835156 gene encoding YTH domain-containing protein 1-like, coding for MYFCYPISFHAILNRSPKDNMKQELLVVLAVATLVPSLSEGLLLSKCELKDKLAEAADQFNMNEKNAATGVELDSVLAKIICSLDLKSGLNTSLVTNLVLRKPILHKHKRRPISRRPVRLFGRKRPGRDIESKEDGVSSEGEEDKPRPNGKPGGKSPRPIGKPGGMQPKPTGETEGVSPRSERPEGKRPRPGHPARGRNKREAEESTGDEEEHDKVEAQESKAAEEEEFGGYEDEGDEDEVDEDELDEEDLEELEAELDEQEGEELNERKGNRRKRHIPKQFKGHGHSRKPPPRKPMRKPFRPFKPIKTLSFSFFGLFQLSNRLACVSSNTTRSLNLCKTECSSFVDDDIRDDIACFVKSHAWMKALKCAKLQASEYFECDQPLT